Proteins found in one Brachypodium distachyon strain Bd21 chromosome 5, Brachypodium_distachyon_v3.0, whole genome shotgun sequence genomic segment:
- the LOC100845868 gene encoding putative E3 ubiquitin-protein ligase SINA-like 6: protein MKNVSLKGNSLVLTDEAALTPNLRKTSHRAHALQSFPSHKPLLNPPSINPQRPSKSNYPMSHPMAEEEEGKMAKQLGGGAASAEWGSRGEISVKIDSRVLLCRICSQPLKPPIFKCEAGHVLCSRCLEKLHEVGYVLKLGVFCVLCCKNTSYCRCIEIEEFIDAVKVPCSNKIYGCSEFIKYFQKEKHESGCTHAPCYCPENGCTFVRPTGSLLNHFVDVHGWSPTYFRYNKPLKISMALDCRFTLLLGEDQSMFLLTNTLTDIGHALTVVCVRPHQSEPSYSCNISSTCSVSGSKAEGRLVFQKDPLVSSSSLLAGVQMGKFFLLVPPELVDESSGELIIHIRIDRLA, encoded by the exons ATGAAGAACGTGTCGTTAAAAGGCAACTCTTTAGTCTTGACGGACGAGGCCGCCCTGACACCCAACCTCCGCAAAACCTCCCACCGTGCTCATGCTTTGCAATCTTTCCCCTCCCACAAACCCCTCTTGAATCCTCCATCAATCAATCCCCAGCGCCCCAGCAAGAGCAACTATCCCATGTCCCATCCCATggcggaagaggaagaaggcaagATGGCGAAGCAGCTTGGAGGCGGAGCGGCGTCGGCGGAATGGGGGAGCCGCGGCGAGATTTCCGTCAAGATAGACTCCCGAGTTCTCCTCTGCAGGATCTGCTCCCAGCCCCTCAAGCCGCCTATCTTCAAG TGCGAGGCTGGGCACGTTTTGTGTTCTCGGTGCCTGGAAAAGCTCCACGAGGTTGGGTACGTGTTGAAGTTGGGCGTCTTTTGTGTTCTCTGTTGCAAAAACACTAGCTATTGTCGCTGCATTGAAATTGAGGAATTCATCGATGCCGTCAAAGTGCCGTGTTCCAACAAAATATATGGCTGCAGTGAGTTCATCAAGTACTTCCAGAAGGAGAAGCATGAAAGTGGATGTACACATGCACCATGCTACTGCCCAGAGAATGGCTGCACTTTCGTACGGCCAACTGGTTCTCTTCTGAACCACTTTGTCGACGTGCATGGATGGTCACCGACCTACTTCCGTTACAACAAACCGCTCAAGATCTCCATGGCACTAGACTGCCGGTTTACGCTGCTCCTCGGGGAAGACCAATCCATGTTCCTCCTAACCAACACTCTGACCGACATCGGCCATGCTCTCACGGTGGTCTGTGTCAGGCCTCACCAATCTGAACCGAGCTATTCATGCAACATCTCGTCTACCTGCAGTGTTTCTGGTAGCAAAGCCGAAGGGAGGCTTGTGTTCCAGAAGGATCCTCTTGTATCAAGCAGCTCGCTGTTGGCTGGGGTCCAGATGGGCAAGTTCTTCCTGCTGGTTCCTCCGGAACTCGTTGATGAATCATCTGGTGAACTCATCATTCACATTCGTATCGACAGGCTGGCATAG